From one Triticum urartu cultivar G1812 chromosome 3, Tu2.1, whole genome shotgun sequence genomic stretch:
- the LOC125547049 gene encoding putative SNAP25 homologous protein SNAP30, translating to MPACDEEGGSTASVAARDGDGESSAASDGEGGDSARVVAREKKEVRLALLLVVGMGEVGLASLLMAGREGHCSQQRREPSKGENPVGGDRNLPLVYNSVELLLLLYFHFDNKMPVARGAKKPGPVDSDSDDDGLISKKPTKSSTYSVPTGNKKQYKDGFKDSGGLENQSVEELENYAAYKAEETTDTLNGCLRIAENIKEDAANTMITLQKQGEQISRTHEKAVEIDQDLAKGEGLLNSLGGFFSKPWKPKKTKKIKGPVSRDDSFKKKTSRMEQRDKLGLSPRGKGNTREYGDATNAMDKVQLEKKKQDDALDDLSGVLGQLQGMAVDMGSELDRQNKALDDMHGDVEELNSRVKQANQRARKILAD from the exons ATGCCTGCTTGCGACGAAGAAGGGGGCAGTACGGCAAGCGTGGCTGCTCGCGACGGGGATGGGGAGAGCTCCGCTGCTAGCGACGGAGAAGGGGGAGATTCGGCTAGAGTTGTTGCTCGCGAGAAGAAGGAGGTCCGGCTGGCGTTGCTGCTCGTGGTAGGGATGGGGGAAGTTGGGCTGGCGTCGCTGCTCATGGCGGGGAGGGAAGGTCACTGCTCGCAGCAGAGAAGGGAGCCGTCGAAGGGAGAGAATCCTGTTGGAGGCGACAG GAACCTGCCCCTTGTTTATAATAGCGTAGAATTATTATTACTACTATATTTTCACTTTGACAACAAGATGCCTGTGGCACGAGGCGCCAAGAAGCCGGGTCCTGTCGACTCCGACTCTGACGACGATGGTCTCATCTCCAAAAAGCCGACCAAATCGTCCACCTATTCGGTTCCTACCGGCAACAAGAAGCAGTACAAGGATGGGTTCAAGGACTCCGGCGGGCTGGAGAACCAGTCGGTGGAGGAGCTCGAGAACTACGCGGCGTACAAGGCCGAGGAGACCACGGACACGCTCAACGGCTGCCTCCGTATCGCTGAGAACATCAAGGAGGATGCTGCCAACACGATGATAACCCTGCAAAAGCAGGGAGAGCAGATCAGCAGGACCCACGAGAAAGCCGTCGAGATCGATCAGGACCTCGCCAAG GGTGAGGGGCTCCTGAATAGCCTTGGAGGGTTCTTCTCCAAGCCATGGAAGCCCAAGAAAACAAAGAAGATCAAGGGGCCAGTGTCGCGAG ATGATTCCTTCAAAAAGAAGACGAGCCGAATGGAACAGAGGGATAAGCTAGGGCTGAGCCCTCGAGGGAAGGGGAATACCCGCGAGTACGGCGATGCCACAAATGCCATGGACAAAGTTCAG TTGGAGAAGAAAAAGCAGGATGATGCCCTCGACGACCTCAGTGGCGTGCTGGGGCAGCTCCAGGGCATGGCTGTTGACATGGGATCAGAGCTTGATAG GCAAAACAAAGCACTCGATGATATGCACGGCGACGTGGAAGAACTCAACTCCAGGGTGAAGCAAGCGAACCAGCGCGCCCGCAAGATTCTCGCCGATTAG